One Hemibagrus wyckioides isolate EC202008001 linkage group LG07, SWU_Hwy_1.0, whole genome shotgun sequence DNA segment encodes these proteins:
- the sox17 gene encoding transcription factor SOX-17, translated as MSSPDAGYASDDPSQARGTSSTMMAGAAQCAWPEPLSPRAHAKVKSEACAAARGKGEARIRRPMNAFMVWAKDERKRLAQQNPDLHNAELSKMLGKSWKALSMLDKRPFVEEAERLRVQHMQDHPNYKYRPRRRKQVKRIKRLDSGFMMPGTSETQGALSMENIEVGYPLAPGGLTQAGFSQYCDAQGLFEHYSLPTPDSSPMDAMGSESVFFTGHSQDDSSHMAYSYNHQQEYAALGHQHPLISTQAQGRVRSDTHSHATTNSQVHTHTTSNLHLVHAHSNTQVNLMSSSHPQELGNANGSTHHNINHNLNPHHAHSISQALFNRSLSPGSNQAPPPAYLGCPSTLGVFYNPASQVKRPLEQQSPPQEGHTHSHTPSDQHSHTHAETCRHAPEMLSEMACGEFEQYLSYGLHHAPMQGSDLISTVLSDACTAVYYPNYNNT; from the exons ATGAGCAGTCCCGATGCGGGCTACGCCAGTGACGATCCGAGCCAGGCCCGCGGGACCAGCTCAACCATGATGGCCGGCGCGGCTCAGTGCGCGTGGCCGGAGCCGCTCAGCCCGCGAGCGCACGCCAAAGTCAAGAGCGAAGCGTGCGCGGCAGCGCGCGGGAAAGGCGAAGCGCGCATCCGCCGGCCGATGAACGCTTTCATGGTGTGGGCCAAAGACGAGCGCAAGAGACTGGCACAACAAAACCCAGACCTGCACAACGCCGAGCTCAGCAAAATGCTCG GTAAGTCATGGAAAGCCCTGTCCATGTTGGATAAGCGACCATTTGTGGAGGAGGCAGAACGACTGCGTGTGCAACACATGCAGGATCATCCAAACTATAAGTACCGGCCTCGTCGGCGCAAACAGGTGAAGAGAATCAAGCGCCTGGACTCTGGATTCATGATGCCTGGGACAAGTGAGACCCAGGGCGCTCTCAGTATGGAGAACATTGAGGTGGGCTACCCCCTCGCCCCTGGGGGTTTGACTCAGGCTGGTTTCTCTCAGTACTGCGATGCTCAGGGCTTGTTTGAGCACTACAGTCTTCCCACTCCTGACTCCTCCCCAATGGATGCGATGGGATCGGAGAGTGTGTTCTTCACTGGCCATTCTCAGGATGACAGCTCTCACATGGCATACAGCTACAATCACCAACAAGAGTACGCAGCGCTAGGGCACCAGCACCCTCTCATTAGTACACAAGCTCAAGGCAGAGTACGAAGTGATACACATTCGCATGCCACAACAAACTcacaggtccacacacacaccacctccaacTTACATTTAGTACATGCTCACAGTAATACACAAGTTAATCTGATGAGCAGTTCACACCCTCAGGAACTCGGTAATGCAAATGGCAGCACACACCACAATATCAACCACAATCTCAATCCTCACCATGCGCATTCGATATCTCAGGCGCTTTTTAACAGGAGCCTGTCGCCTGGTTCCAATCAGGCCCCGCCCCCTGCGTACCTGGGCTGCCCATCTACTCTAGGTGTTTTTTACAACCCTGCCTCTCAGGTCAAACGCCCGCTTGAGCAGCAATCACCTCCACAAGAAGGGCAcacgcattcacacactccttctgaCCAGCACTCCCATACACATGCAGAGACGTGCCGGCATGCTCCTGAGATGTTAAGTGAAATGGCTTGTGGTGAATTTGAGCAGTACCTGTCATATGGCCTCCATCATGCCCCCATGCAGGGGTCTGACCTCATCTCTACCGTACTGTCTGATGCTTGCACAGCTGTTTACTACCCTAACTATAACAACACCTGA